Proteins from one Embleya scabrispora genomic window:
- a CDS encoding NADPH-dependent FMN reductase has translation MDDAQTPNAQATRRAGDRVAVVVGSTRPTRICPGIAEWIRTALQRDSPLTYELLDLADVDLPLLDEPLKAALQQYEHEHTRRWSRTVGSYSGFVFVFPQYNWGYPAVLKNALDFLYREWHDKPAAVAGYGTRGGNKGVAQLLSVLQGLHMRALDTHLELVITDADVDENWQLKDIEATLHPYRDQIRAIDEQMLEALQDDQQ, from the coding sequence ATGGACGACGCCCAGACCCCGAACGCCCAGGCGACGCGGCGGGCGGGCGATCGCGTCGCCGTCGTGGTCGGCAGCACCCGCCCGACCCGGATCTGCCCCGGCATCGCCGAATGGATCCGCACGGCCCTCCAGCGGGACAGCCCCCTGACCTACGAACTGCTCGACCTCGCCGACGTCGACCTTCCCCTGCTCGACGAACCGCTGAAGGCCGCGCTCCAGCAGTACGAGCACGAGCACACCCGCCGGTGGAGCCGCACCGTCGGCTCCTACAGCGGCTTCGTGTTCGTCTTCCCGCAGTACAACTGGGGCTACCCCGCCGTCCTGAAGAACGCCCTGGACTTCCTGTACCGGGAATGGCACGACAAGCCGGCCGCGGTCGCCGGCTACGGCACCCGCGGCGGGAACAAGGGAGTCGCCCAACTCCTGTCCGTCCTGCAGGGCCTGCACATGCGCGCCCTGGACACCCACCTGGAACTGGTGATCACAGACGCGGACGTGGACGAGAACTGGCAGCTCAAGGACATCGAAGCCACCCTCCACCCCTACCGCGACCAAATCAGGGCCATCGACGAGCAAATGCTCGAAGCCCTCCAGGACGACCAGCAGTAG
- a CDS encoding alpha/beta hydrolase: MTAPTVRTVAYRQPAGRRAPELDLYLPPEPSATIVYLHGGGWRRGSRREPLPALGGLAFYEELAGLGFAVAAADYALSGEARFPAPLHDVRAAVAWVCEHGPPGVPVYLWGESAGAHLALLAALGAGAEDGADAGGGRGGAGGRPGLDVAGVVAWYPPTDLLGLPADLAAIGAPADTGPDSREARMLGAPPSDVPELARSAAPTAYAHADAPPVLLMHGAADRMVPPAQSIRLAKALRDAGARRVELDLVPGAGHMWARVADVAGIVRRTVAFLRSLPDAPGRAAPGPGQE; the protein is encoded by the coding sequence GTGACGGCGCCCACCGTACGCACGGTGGCCTACCGGCAGCCGGCGGGCCGCCGCGCGCCCGAACTGGACCTGTACCTGCCGCCGGAGCCCTCGGCCACGATCGTGTATCTGCACGGCGGTGGATGGCGGCGCGGCTCACGCCGCGAACCGCTGCCCGCGCTCGGCGGCCTCGCGTTCTACGAGGAACTGGCCGGACTCGGCTTCGCGGTCGCCGCCGCGGACTACGCGCTGAGCGGGGAGGCCCGGTTTCCCGCGCCGCTGCACGACGTACGGGCCGCCGTCGCGTGGGTGTGCGAACACGGGCCGCCCGGCGTGCCGGTGTACCTGTGGGGCGAGTCCGCCGGCGCGCACCTCGCCCTCCTCGCCGCGCTCGGCGCGGGCGCGGAGGACGGGGCGGACGCGGGAGGCGGACGAGGCGGCGCGGGCGGGCGGCCCGGTCTCGATGTCGCGGGGGTGGTCGCCTGGTATCCGCCCACCGACCTCCTGGGCCTGCCCGCGGACCTCGCCGCGATCGGCGCGCCGGCGGACACCGGTCCCGACTCGCGCGAGGCGCGAATGCTCGGCGCTCCGCCGTCGGACGTCCCCGAACTGGCCCGATCCGCCGCCCCGACGGCGTATGCCCACGCGGACGCCCCGCCGGTCCTGCTCATGCACGGTGCGGCCGACCGCATGGTGCCGCCCGCGCAGAGCATCCGGCTGGCGAAGGCGCTGCGTGATGCGGGGGCTCGACGGGTGGAACTCGACCTCGTTCCGGGGGCGGGCCACATGTGGGCCCGCGTGGCCGACGTGGCGGGCATCGTGCGGCGCACGGTCGCATTCCTGCGCTCGCTCCCGGATGCCCCCGGGCGAGCCGCGCCCGGGCCGGGACAGGAGTAG
- a CDS encoding IclR family transcriptional regulator — MPTTANPGDLPPPEDDPPPRRGRRPAHGEPVVDRALSLLAAFDTDHRTLSLSELSRRTAMPASSVLRLANRLTAWGALERDSALRYSIGLRLLQVATLAPRGHGLRQVALPFMHDLAEVTRQHVQLAVRDGPSAMLVERLSAPHAAPVDYHTGDHLPLHSTGVGLTLLAFAPSDVQEDMLARPLYTEPGNDPIHPQDLRRTLAEIRRRRLTVFRRQDASETIVSVAAPVFGRDDTPAAALGVLVPHHTAHPHQLGLAVQTAARSISRELGAPRPAR, encoded by the coding sequence ATGCCGACCACCGCGAACCCCGGGGACCTCCCGCCTCCCGAGGACGACCCGCCGCCCCGCCGCGGCCGGCGTCCCGCACACGGCGAGCCCGTGGTCGACCGCGCGCTCTCGCTCCTCGCCGCCTTCGACACCGACCACCGCACACTCAGCCTCAGCGAACTGAGCCGCCGCACCGCGATGCCCGCCAGTTCCGTCCTGCGTCTGGCGAACCGACTGACCGCGTGGGGCGCCCTCGAACGCGACAGCGCCCTGCGATACTCCATCGGCCTGCGACTCCTCCAAGTCGCCACACTCGCCCCGCGCGGCCACGGGCTGCGCCAGGTCGCCCTGCCGTTCATGCACGACCTCGCCGAGGTCACCCGACAACACGTGCAACTGGCCGTCCGCGACGGCCCGTCCGCGATGCTCGTCGAACGCCTCTCCGCCCCCCATGCCGCACCCGTCGACTACCACACCGGCGACCACCTCCCCCTGCACTCCACCGGCGTCGGCCTGACACTGCTGGCCTTCGCCCCCTCCGACGTCCAGGAGGACATGCTCGCCCGCCCCCTGTACACCGAACCCGGCAACGACCCCATCCACCCGCAGGACCTGCGCCGCACCCTCGCCGAGATCCGCCGCCGGCGCCTGACGGTCTTCCGCCGCCAGGACGCGTCCGAGACCATCGTCTCCGTCGCCGCCCCCGTCTTCGGCCGGGACGACACCCCGGCCGCCGCCCTCGGAGTACTCGTCCCCCACCACACGGCCCACCCCCACCAACTGGGCCTCGCCGTCCAAACCGCCGCCCGCAGCATCTCCCGCGAACTGGGCGCGCCCCGCCCGGCGCGCTGA
- a CDS encoding SDR family NAD(P)-dependent oxidoreductase, whose product MAVPQRFDGKTVLVTGAGTGFGAEIAVRAAREGADVAVHYRSSRAGAERTAARIEEAGRKAFLVAADIAEWDHIKRMADEVWDHFGHVDAVVNNVGDVAREQMSWRDITEESIDHVLAVDVKGTMLCTHEFGARLLAQGGGAIVNIGSTVVVRGSARAPQYAAAKYGVIGLTKSYAHAFAPTVRVNVFAPGFIETEATLGRRDWQSGRGETLRANTPLGRIPGPAELAGAALFLATEDAAHVTGGFLIADGGYNMVGA is encoded by the coding sequence GTGGCTGTTCCCCAGCGCTTCGACGGAAAGACCGTTCTGGTCACCGGCGCCGGCACCGGCTTCGGCGCGGAGATCGCCGTACGCGCGGCCCGTGAGGGCGCCGATGTCGCCGTGCACTACCGCAGTTCGCGCGCGGGCGCGGAGCGGACGGCGGCCCGCATCGAGGAGGCCGGGCGCAAGGCGTTCCTCGTCGCGGCCGACATCGCCGAGTGGGACCACATCAAGCGCATGGCCGACGAGGTCTGGGACCACTTCGGTCACGTGGACGCGGTCGTCAACAACGTCGGCGACGTCGCCCGCGAGCAGATGTCGTGGCGGGACATCACCGAGGAGTCGATCGACCACGTCCTCGCCGTGGACGTCAAGGGCACCATGTTGTGCACCCACGAGTTCGGCGCACGTCTTCTCGCCCAGGGCGGCGGGGCCATCGTCAACATCGGCTCGACGGTGGTCGTGCGCGGCAGTGCCCGGGCACCGCAGTACGCCGCCGCGAAGTACGGCGTCATCGGTCTCACCAAGTCGTACGCCCACGCTTTCGCCCCGACCGTGCGTGTCAACGTCTTCGCGCCCGGGTTCATCGAGACCGAGGCGACGCTCGGCCGCCGGGACTGGCAGTCCGGCCGCGGCGAGACGTTGCGGGCGAACACGCCGCTGGGGCGCATCCCCGGCCCCGCGGAACTCGCCGGCGCCGCGCTCTTCCTCGCCACCGAGGACGCCGCCCACGTCACCGGCGGTTTTCTCATCGCCGACGGCGGCTACAACATGGTCGGCGCCTGA
- a CDS encoding amidohydrolase family protein — protein sequence MDDSAINGRVRFVGGLVFDGSGAPSVPGEVVVRGDRIESVRAGTGGEPRPDDRVVDCRGATVMPGMIESHAHLTFPSAVGHLDPSFNPPMDVGFFRHMPSPDEHLAIAERNARILLDHGFTSAYSAGSLTPVPIEVRLRDRIAAGEVPGPRLRAASFERDNNPVRMGPSGPAPQATGPNAVREFVREQARLGFDSVKFLLSNDDVFLAGGSMVTQYSPDEAAAAGAEARESGVWLNCHAQSPDSIKLAVRNGFRSIYHCSYADADAIDLLEAHKDSVFLSPAVGIMWANVHEGAEFGIDEATAATMGSVASLDSMTRLYPELRKRGLRVLPGGDYGFPNNPIGRNARDLELFVSLFEHTPAEALRAATFYGGLLMDMPVGRLTPGHHADILVVRGDPTEDIALMQDPGNFLAIMQGGRFHKITESLPGGAR from the coding sequence ATGGATGACAGCGCGATCAACGGCCGCGTGCGGTTCGTCGGCGGCCTCGTGTTCGACGGGTCCGGCGCGCCGAGCGTACCGGGCGAGGTCGTGGTGCGCGGCGACCGTATCGAAAGCGTTCGCGCGGGCACCGGCGGCGAGCCGCGGCCGGACGACCGCGTCGTGGACTGCCGCGGCGCCACGGTCATGCCCGGCATGATCGAGTCGCACGCACACCTCACCTTCCCCTCCGCGGTCGGGCATCTCGACCCGTCCTTCAATCCGCCGATGGACGTCGGCTTTTTCCGGCACATGCCGTCGCCCGACGAGCACTTGGCGATCGCCGAACGCAATGCGCGCATCCTGCTCGACCACGGCTTCACGAGTGCCTACTCGGCCGGTTCGCTGACGCCGGTTCCCATCGAGGTACGCCTGCGCGACCGCATCGCGGCCGGGGAAGTGCCCGGTCCGCGTCTGCGCGCGGCCTCCTTCGAGCGGGACAACAACCCGGTGCGGATGGGGCCTTCCGGCCCGGCGCCACAGGCCACCGGCCCGAACGCGGTGCGCGAGTTCGTCCGCGAACAGGCCCGACTCGGCTTCGACAGCGTGAAGTTCCTGCTCAGCAATGACGATGTCTTCCTCGCCGGCGGCTCGATGGTCACCCAGTACAGTCCTGACGAGGCCGCCGCCGCGGGCGCCGAGGCCCGCGAGTCGGGCGTGTGGCTCAACTGCCATGCCCAGTCCCCCGATTCGATCAAGCTCGCGGTCCGCAACGGATTCCGCTCGATCTACCACTGCTCGTACGCCGACGCCGATGCCATCGATCTCCTGGAGGCCCACAAGGACTCCGTTTTCCTCTCGCCCGCCGTCGGCATCATGTGGGCAAACGTGCATGAGGGCGCGGAGTTCGGGATCGACGAGGCCACGGCAGCCACCATGGGCTCGGTCGCATCGCTCGACTCGATGACCAGGCTCTACCCGGAGCTGCGCAAGCGCGGACTGCGCGTACTCCCGGGCGGCGACTATGGCTTCCCCAACAACCCGATCGGCCGCAACGCACGCGACCTGGAGCTTTTCGTCTCCTTGTTCGAGCACACGCCGGCGGAGGCCCTTCGCGCGGCGACCTTCTACGGTGGCCTGCTCATGGACATGCCGGTCGGTCGGCTCACCCCGGGCCACCACGCCGACATCCTCGTGGTTCGCGGCGACCCGACCGAGGACATCGCCCTCATGCAGGACCCGGGCAACTTCCTCGCGATCATGCAAGGCGGCCGATTCCACAAGATCACCGAATCGCTGCCGGGCGGGGCACGGTGA
- a CDS encoding RidA family protein produces MTERRAILGGSTFEEHIGYARAVVDGDWVHVSGTTGFDYTTMTIPDDVVEQARQCLRNIETALTEARCGFADVVRVRYLLPDRADFEPCWPVLRRCFGRVRPAATMLVCGLADPRMRIEIEVYARRATA; encoded by the coding sequence ATGACAGAACGACGCGCGATCCTCGGCGGCTCGACGTTCGAGGAACACATCGGCTACGCCCGAGCCGTGGTGGACGGCGACTGGGTACACGTGTCCGGAACGACCGGCTTCGACTACACCACCATGACGATCCCCGACGACGTGGTGGAACAGGCACGACAATGCCTGCGCAACATCGAGACCGCCCTGACCGAGGCGCGGTGCGGCTTCGCCGACGTCGTGCGGGTGCGATACCTGCTGCCCGACCGGGCCGACTTCGAACCGTGTTGGCCGGTGCTGCGCCGGTGCTTCGGCCGGGTGCGACCGGCGGCCACGATGTTGGTGTGCGGGCTTGCCGATCCCCGGATGAGGATCGAGATCGAGGTGTACGCCCGGCGGGCGACCGCGTAG
- a CDS encoding fumarylacetoacetate hydrolase family protein: protein MKLVTFDTAPDATAAAALGRGLVGYLADDVVVELDTATTREFFERGGLVPETGRRHRQADVRLRAPIVPKKFFHTAGNFREHHDDLVRVNWSHPVNKGIVFFQNVDAIVGPDESIVYPEHLTKELDYELELAVVIGKSGKFFSADQAAEHIAGYLVFNDITARDIQRREMESGVFSFSKAIDTFCPIGPYIVTADEIDDPHDLDMELRVNGQVRQKSNTGRMQVSIQQLVAYHSPQIYSPGDIITTGTIAGVAAGTDDPFANYLKPGDVVEAEIEHLGVLRNPVVSWRDAYGVEPPSADQWRW from the coding sequence ATGAAGCTCGTGACCTTCGACACCGCGCCCGACGCGACGGCGGCCGCCGCCCTCGGCAGGGGACTGGTCGGATACCTGGCCGACGACGTCGTGGTGGAACTGGACACCGCCACGACACGCGAATTCTTCGAGCGCGGCGGGCTGGTGCCGGAGACCGGGCGTCGCCACCGGCAGGCCGACGTGCGGCTGCGCGCGCCGATCGTCCCGAAGAAGTTCTTCCACACGGCCGGCAACTTCCGCGAGCACCACGACGATCTCGTCCGCGTGAACTGGTCCCATCCGGTCAACAAGGGCATCGTGTTCTTCCAGAACGTCGACGCGATCGTGGGACCCGACGAATCGATCGTGTACCCGGAGCACCTGACGAAAGAACTCGACTACGAGCTCGAACTCGCCGTCGTCATCGGCAAGTCCGGCAAGTTCTTCTCCGCCGACCAGGCCGCCGAGCACATCGCGGGCTATCTGGTGTTCAACGACATCACCGCGCGCGACATCCAGCGCCGCGAGATGGAGTCGGGCGTGTTCTCGTTCTCGAAGGCGATCGACACCTTCTGCCCGATCGGGCCGTACATCGTCACCGCGGACGAGATCGACGACCCGCACGACCTCGACATGGAACTGCGCGTCAACGGCCAGGTGCGGCAGAAGTCCAACACCGGGCGGATGCAGGTGTCGATCCAGCAGCTTGTCGCGTACCACTCGCCGCAGATCTACAGCCCGGGCGACATCATCACCACCGGCACCATCGCGGGTGTCGCGGCCGGAACGGACGACCCGTTCGCCAATTACCTCAAACCCGGCGACGTGGTGGAGGCCGAGATCGAACACCTCGGCGTGCTGCGGAACCCGGTGGTGTCCTGGCGCGACGCGTACGGCGTCGAGCCCCCGTCCGCCGACCAGTGGCGGTGGTGA
- a CDS encoding serine/threonine-protein kinase produces MGSHRVGGLVMVHNGHVGAGRYELSTQIGSGGMGLVWLAKDTELHRPVAIKCARLNDVGSADRLREEARIAARFSSAHIVNVYDTLVEDDTWWLVMEYVPSRSLAQIIREQGLFVPEQAMWIGHQVARALQVVHRHGVVHGDVTPENILVTGEWVAKLADFGISRALGAGGTGVGPGVAQGKPRYLAPEVVRAGRAGRASDMFSLGATLFAAIEGCSPYGATEDPITFVERAVEGLIDPPTRAGPLTRILTELLSVEPTLRPDATHVAERLAGASPPATPAWRDDSAQARNVSVEVSVGCPPMVVSLPPLSAPVPTGSHDASGRADGVDRRWWVGRKHLAVAAVVVATVVTAALVVAPRLEDEPRQESAGASGSPPASPNAAPATPALTDVRAVDPCALLDPTALSGFGATSVEPAFGNFDRCDLLVRDAGGDKVAGVRLVLGLGPRDSASPAPGDRVDDTAVATRADGDGSCRRLLRLPDRIRVTIASQGYGDRSPDVCRITDLTTERAARLLRDHGTPPRSAPPSPESLARQDACRLLGPGALGRVPGIEASAPEPGFGNWRCRWRSTAGKGGIDIQFDRSEPPNTSTGRPGILGGRQAFVSPEIGTGADAACTVRLVHRSYPDPRNRTIAEIVLIKVSGIRTGRQLCETSEELGAAVTMAPPSA; encoded by the coding sequence GTGGGATCGCACAGGGTAGGGGGTCTGGTCATGGTGCACAACGGGCACGTGGGCGCCGGTCGCTACGAGTTGTCGACGCAGATCGGTTCGGGCGGAATGGGCTTGGTGTGGTTGGCCAAGGACACCGAGTTGCACCGACCGGTGGCGATCAAGTGCGCGCGCTTGAACGACGTGGGCAGCGCCGATCGTCTCAGAGAGGAGGCGCGGATCGCCGCGCGATTCAGCAGCGCACACATCGTGAACGTGTACGACACCCTGGTCGAGGACGACACCTGGTGGCTGGTGATGGAGTACGTGCCTTCCCGCAGCCTCGCGCAAATCATACGTGAGCAGGGCCTGTTCGTCCCCGAGCAGGCCATGTGGATCGGGCACCAGGTGGCGCGGGCATTGCAGGTGGTGCACCGGCACGGTGTGGTGCACGGCGATGTGACCCCGGAGAACATCCTGGTCACCGGCGAGTGGGTGGCCAAGCTGGCCGACTTCGGCATCTCGCGCGCGCTGGGAGCCGGCGGCACCGGGGTGGGCCCGGGCGTGGCGCAGGGCAAGCCGCGTTATCTCGCCCCGGAGGTCGTACGGGCCGGGCGCGCGGGCCGGGCCTCGGACATGTTCTCGCTCGGGGCCACGCTCTTCGCCGCGATCGAGGGATGCTCGCCCTACGGCGCGACCGAGGATCCGATCACTTTCGTCGAGCGCGCCGTCGAAGGGTTGATCGATCCGCCGACCCGAGCCGGACCGCTGACCCGAATCCTCACCGAACTCCTGTCGGTCGAACCCACACTCCGCCCCGACGCGACACACGTCGCGGAGCGGCTCGCGGGCGCCTCCCCACCCGCGACGCCCGCCTGGCGGGACGATTCCGCCCAAGCACGGAACGTGTCCGTGGAGGTATCGGTCGGATGCCCGCCGATGGTCGTATCGTTGCCGCCTCTGTCCGCGCCTGTCCCCACCGGCTCCCACGACGCGAGCGGACGAGCCGACGGAGTGGATCGGCGATGGTGGGTCGGGCGCAAGCACCTCGCCGTCGCGGCCGTGGTGGTCGCAACGGTCGTGACGGCGGCGCTGGTGGTCGCGCCCCGGCTCGAGGACGAACCTCGGCAAGAGAGCGCGGGCGCCTCCGGGTCGCCGCCGGCGTCACCGAACGCGGCGCCTGCGACGCCGGCCCTGACCGACGTCCGTGCGGTGGATCCGTGTGCCCTGCTGGACCCGACGGCCCTGTCCGGTTTCGGGGCGACCTCGGTCGAGCCGGCCTTCGGCAACTTCGACCGGTGCGACCTGCTGGTGCGTGATGCCGGGGGTGACAAGGTCGCCGGTGTGCGGCTCGTACTCGGTCTCGGCCCAAGGGATTCGGCGTCGCCGGCGCCCGGCGACCGAGTCGACGACACCGCGGTCGCCACGCGGGCGGACGGCGACGGTTCGTGTCGTCGCCTGCTGCGACTGCCCGACCGGATCCGGGTCACGATCGCGTCGCAGGGCTATGGTGACCGGTCGCCCGATGTGTGTCGGATCACCGACCTCACGACCGAACGCGCCGCGCGCCTGCTGCGCGACCACGGCACTCCCCCGCGATCCGCACCGCCCTCCCCCGAGTCGTTGGCCCGGCAGGACGCCTGCCGACTGTTGGGTCCCGGTGCACTGGGCCGGGTACCCGGTATCGAGGCCTCGGCGCCGGAGCCCGGTTTCGGCAACTGGCGTTGCCGCTGGCGCAGTACCGCGGGCAAAGGCGGCATCGACATCCAGTTCGATCGAAGCGAACCCCCGAACACGAGCACCGGCCGCCCGGGCATTCTGGGCGGGCGACAGGCCTTCGTGAGCCCCGAGATCGGAACGGGCGCCGATGCCGCCTGCACCGTACGGTTGGTGCACCGGTCGTATCCCGATCCTCGCAACCGCACCATCGCCGAGATCGTGCTGATCAAGGTCAGCGGCATCCGCACCGGGCGGCAACTCTGCGAGACGTCCGAGGAATTGGGTGCCGCAGTGACGATGGCTCCGCCGTCGGCGTGA
- a CDS encoding SDR family NAD(P)-dependent oxidoreductase, with the protein MTDWLGLRGRKALVAGAGGIGAAVPAGLARAGARVVVADVDEDRLESLAADVPGISPLAADLTSPEGCRSCVGEAASLLGGLDVFVHAVGVNDRRPVLETPDELWRDVVRINLDSAFWTGKAAGALMVEAGHGRIVYLSSVSGLLAHADHAPYAATKGGVNQLCRVMAREWAASGVTVNAVAPGYTETGLTRGHLDRDGVRESLTALVPAGRLGTVEDLVGPIVFLCSAQASFVTGHVLYVDGGRTLV; encoded by the coding sequence GTGACGGACTGGCTGGGCCTGCGGGGTCGCAAGGCGCTGGTGGCGGGCGCCGGGGGGATCGGCGCGGCCGTCCCCGCCGGCCTCGCCCGGGCCGGCGCCCGCGTGGTCGTCGCCGATGTCGACGAGGACCGGCTCGAGTCCCTGGCGGCCGACGTCCCCGGAATCAGTCCGCTCGCCGCGGACCTCACGTCGCCGGAGGGCTGCCGTTCCTGCGTCGGCGAGGCGGCGTCGCTCCTGGGCGGACTCGACGTCTTCGTGCACGCCGTCGGCGTCAACGACCGCCGTCCCGTGCTGGAGACGCCCGACGAGCTCTGGCGCGACGTCGTCCGGATCAACCTCGACAGCGCGTTCTGGACCGGCAAGGCCGCCGGGGCGCTGATGGTCGAGGCGGGCCACGGCCGCATCGTCTACCTCTCCTCGGTGTCCGGGCTGCTCGCCCACGCGGACCACGCGCCGTATGCGGCCACCAAGGGAGGCGTCAACCAGTTGTGCCGAGTCATGGCGCGCGAGTGGGCGGCCTCGGGGGTCACGGTGAACGCGGTCGCCCCCGGCTACACCGAGACCGGTCTGACCCGGGGGCACCTGGACCGGGACGGCGTACGCGAGTCCCTGACCGCCCTCGTCCCGGCGGGGCGTCTCGGGACCGTCGAGGACCTGGTCGGCCCGATCGTCTTCCTGTGCTCCGCCCAGGCCTCCTTCGTCACCGGCCACGTCCTGTACGTCGACGGCGGACGCACCCTCGTTTGA
- a CDS encoding fumarylacetoacetate hydrolase family protein, translating into MRLATLTDRAVLLVDGGAVDIAAASSDRFGPDPMELLADWQAFVRWAATARLPAPAPFDPAVLGAPSPRPRQVFAVALNYPPHAAEAGYRPPTEPLVFTKYPTCVTGPETTVELPGDRVDWEVELVAVIGIGGHRIAAADAWRHIAGLSVGQDLSERRLQMLGTPPQFSLAKSYPGFGPTGPALVTPDEFADPDDLEITGLVNGTVVQHARTKDMVFPLADLVAWISAVCPLLPGDLVFTGTPAGVGNRMTPPRYLTPDDELVSRIEGIGTLRTHFRARRTGHRGATDPIGLHGNRRPGPRGSHPAERGQLP; encoded by the coding sequence GTGCGCCTTGCCACCCTCACCGACCGCGCGGTCCTCCTGGTGGACGGCGGCGCGGTCGACATCGCCGCGGCGAGTTCCGACCGGTTCGGACCGGACCCGATGGAGTTGCTCGCCGACTGGCAGGCGTTCGTACGCTGGGCCGCGACGGCGCGGCTGCCCGCCCCCGCCCCCTTCGACCCCGCTGTCCTGGGCGCGCCGTCCCCGCGGCCGCGCCAGGTCTTCGCCGTGGCGCTGAACTATCCGCCACACGCGGCCGAGGCCGGCTACCGGCCGCCCACCGAGCCCTTGGTGTTCACCAAGTACCCGACCTGCGTCACCGGGCCCGAGACCACCGTGGAACTGCCGGGTGACCGGGTGGACTGGGAAGTCGAACTCGTCGCCGTGATCGGGATCGGCGGGCATCGCATCGCCGCCGCCGACGCCTGGCGCCACATCGCGGGGCTGAGCGTGGGCCAGGACCTGTCCGAGCGCCGCCTGCAAATGCTCGGCACTCCACCACAGTTCTCGCTCGCGAAGTCCTACCCGGGCTTCGGCCCGACCGGCCCCGCGCTGGTCACCCCCGACGAGTTCGCCGATCCGGACGACCTGGAGATCACCGGCCTCGTGAACGGCACCGTCGTCCAGCACGCCCGCACCAAGGACATGGTCTTCCCACTCGCCGACCTGGTCGCGTGGATCTCGGCGGTCTGCCCGCTGCTTCCCGGCGACCTCGTCTTCACCGGGACGCCGGCCGGAGTGGGCAACCGCATGACACCGCCGCGCTACCTCACCCCTGACGACGAACTCGTAAGCCGGATCGAAGGAATCGGCACCCTGCGCACACACTTCCGGGCCCGGCGGACGGGCCACCGGGGTGCCACCGACCCGATCGGTCTCCACGGCAACCGACGACCGGGCCCCCGAGGCTCTCACCCGGCCGAACGCGGGCAACTGCCCTGA
- a CDS encoding carboxymuconolactone decarboxylase family protein, translating into MSRLPLFHPDALDASQRELYDAITNGPRAAEPPWFALTDEAGRLAGPFNAMLVAPPLGTALQGLGAAIRYATTLSPRVRELAILAVAAHWDCAFERHAHEPIARAHGITEEQLGSLRSRFVPELDDAGEHAALRLVFALLRDGDADDDTYTDAASTLGDRMVFELTTLVGYYATLALQLRAFRIAAPAEDGPA; encoded by the coding sequence ATGAGCAGATTGCCGCTTTTCCACCCGGACGCGTTGGACGCGTCACAGCGCGAGCTGTACGACGCCATCACCAACGGCCCGCGCGCCGCCGAACCGCCGTGGTTCGCCCTGACCGACGAGGCGGGCCGCCTTGCGGGCCCTTTCAACGCCATGCTTGTCGCGCCACCGCTCGGCACGGCACTGCAGGGGCTCGGCGCCGCGATCCGGTACGCCACGACGCTGAGCCCGCGCGTGCGCGAACTCGCGATCCTCGCGGTCGCGGCCCACTGGGACTGTGCGTTCGAGCGGCATGCGCACGAACCCATCGCGCGGGCCCACGGCATCACCGAAGAGCAACTGGGCAGCCTGCGCTCCCGGTTCGTACCCGAACTGGACGACGCGGGCGAACACGCGGCCCTGCGGCTGGTGTTCGCCCTGCTGCGGGACGGGGACGCCGACGACGACACGTATACGGACGCCGCGTCGACCCTCGGCGACCGCATGGTCTTCGAACTGACCACGCTGGTCGGCTACTACGCGACGCTCGCGCTCCAACTGCGCGCCTTCCGCATCGCCGCCCCCGCAGAGGATGGACCCGCATGA